Proteins encoded within one genomic window of Brassica rapa cultivar Chiifu-401-42 chromosome A09, CAAS_Brap_v3.01, whole genome shotgun sequence:
- the LOC103841733 gene encoding carbon catabolite repressor protein 4 homolog 2, whose translation MLSVIRVHLPSEIPIVGCELTPYVLVRRPDKSAATEDVPESSPLEGYFLRYRWFRVQSDKKVTICSVHPTEQATLQCVFCSKRPALVSKSYHCSPKCFTDAWQHHKTLHERAAAENGNNEEDNNNDLSRANSAASGVLASTLSSLNGPPTPFYPSSIAQKNGGETLVEVGGCKTYTPTADDIGYVLKFECVVAVAESKQSVGHPSTIMTSRVIPAPSPRPRRLIPVNGADVVGGHLDQDGRIQSAGSFTVLSYNILSDTSASSELYSYCPTWALSWPYRRQNLLREIVAYRADVVCLQEVQSDHFHEIFAPELDKHGYQALYKRKTNEVLSGSTSAIDGCATFFRRDRFAHVKKYDVEFNKAAQSLTEAIIPPAQKRSALNRLVKDNIALIVVLEAKFGNHQPTDGKRQLICVANTHVNVQQELKDVKLWQVHTLLKGLEKIAASADIPMLVCGDFNTLPGSAPHSLLVYGKVDPQHPDLLVDPLGILRPQTKLTHQLPLVSAYSSFVRSVMGIGLEQHRRKMDLNTNEPLFTNCTRDFIGTHDYIFYTADTLMVESLLELLDEDGLRKDTALPSPEWSSSHIALLAEFRCMPRTRR comes from the exons ATGCTTAGCGTGATCCGAGTTCACCTCCCTTCCGAAATTCCCATCGTGGGCTGCGAGCTAACCCCTTACGTCCTCGTCCGCCGCCCCGATAAGTCCGCCGCCACCGAAGATGTCCCTGAGTCTTCCCCCCTCGAAGGCTACTTCCTCCGTTACAGATG GTTTCGTGTACAGAGCGATAAGAAAGTAACGATCTGCAGCGTCCATCCAACGGAGCAAGCCACTTTGCAATGCGTCTTCTGCTCGAAGCGTCCAGCTCTCGTCTCCAAAAGCTACCACTGCTCTCCCAAATGCTTCACCGACGCGTGGCAGCACCACAAGACTCTGCACGAGCGTGCAGCCGCTGAGAACGGGAACAACGAAGAAGATAATAATAATGACTTGTCACGTGCCAACAGTGCTGCCTCTGGGGTCCTCGCCAGCACCTTGTCGAGTCTCAACGGGCCACCGACGCCGTTTTATCCTTCTAGCATCGCGCAGAAGAACGGAGGAGAGACGCTGGTCGAGGTCGGGGGTTGCAAGACGTACACCCCGACGGCTGATGATATTGGATACGTGTTGAAGTTCGAGTGTGTGGTGGCTGTTGCTGAGAGTAAGCAGTCTGTGGGGCATCCTAGTACGATTATGACTTCGCGTGTGATTCCTGCTCCTTCTCCGAGGCCACGGAGGCTGATCCCTGTTAATGGAGCTGATGTGGTGGGTGGTCACTTGGATCAAGATGGTCGGATTCAGTCTGCAGGGTCGTTCACTGTTCTTTCTTACAATATATTGTCTGATACTTCTGCGAGTAGCGAGCTTTATAGCTATTGTCCTACTTGGGCTCTTTCTTGGCCGTATAGAAGGCAGAATTTGTTGAGGGAGATTGTTGCTTATCGAGCTGATGTTGTCTGCCTTCAAGAG GTACAAAGTGATCATTTCCATGAAATTTTTGCTCCGGAGTTGGATAAGCATGGGTATCAAGCTCTTTACAAGAGGAAGACTAATGAG GTTCTCAGCGGAAGTACAAGTGCAATTGATGGATGTGCGACATTTTTCAGAAGGGATAGATTTGCACATGTCAAGAAATATGAT GTTGAATTCAATAAGGCTGCTCAGTCTTTGACTGAGGCTATCATCCCTCCTGCTCAGAAGAGAAGTGCTTTAAACCGACTTGTGAAG GATAACATTGCGTTGATAGTTGTTCTTGAAGCGAAGTTTGGTAATCATCAACCTACTGATGGGAAGCGCCAGCTTATCTGTGTG GCAAACACACATGTTAATGTTCAACAAGAACTGAAGGATGTGAAGCTCTGGCAG GTTCATACTTTATTAAAGGGACTGGAGAAAATAGCTGCTAGTGCTGATATTCCTATGCTTGTATGTGGAGACTTCAATACTCTTCCCGGAAG TGCTCCTCATTCACTTCTTGTATATGGAAAGGTTGATCCACAACATCCAGATCTGTTGGTTGATCCCCTTGGGATCCTGCGTCCTCAAACCAAACTGACTCATCAACTGCCTCTG GTGAGTGCGTACTCATCGTTTGTGAGATCAGTAATGGGTATTGGATTGGAACAACACAGAAGGAAAATGGATCTTAATACAAACGAGCCTTTGTTTACCAATTGCACAAGGGACTTCATTGGCACTCAtgactatatattttatacag CGGATACGTTAATGGTGGAG